A genomic stretch from Mya arenaria isolate MELC-2E11 chromosome 10, ASM2691426v1 includes:
- the LOC128206655 gene encoding uncharacterized protein LOC128206655, translated as MDDYIVEKKEYSPKDFYEKFSKKLPIIVMITQGYCGEIQGDTFDRGMVIRFQTISRQPRVIAQFRLGRNIMHVSIPQKFEQPVCVKGTGKKVIKERTIADILQEQTLPCVVEFQKKKSITVGNRIINTDNIPEIDLTGTFDEIYLLGNNIDSDTLETVVIHVPLYLTQLRLAVVTGHKNKSEDEWHAFLKDLDYHCDFFSYDTCYGNPEMAHYKEQFSAKDGAVYSYVEPCSYINFWSLVHKPYANVNSAKKEDEIICVGESFDGMDGYEPIEIITKPNTSKLKTLSSQQIKQPKPFMPLPAEEPDIDIYENSENLLDQVKENKHGDVEPNRDGSCDLEQNILLAKARLKPVKAKPESNTTAQEKYNMFTGAELKKKTQAARPKNPPAPGSKPKISIKPKGWLKSSDPPENLGKTNSPKSDLKSRKLAQNVQQPKLFSPDNTAVPSNERPSAMVAPITVDKKASEHKFQIPEAQYIVARVPEKDTQIGLPVVKIPEDVCNLTVPEVTGYLKRLNLSSYAEQFLDNDVDGVLLTGLTKNDLMSDFGMKGVEAQKIINFCKEAHLPKK; from the exons GTGATTCGATTTCAGACCATATCTAGGCAACCGAGGGTCATTGCTCAATTTAGATTGGGTAGGAATATAATGCACGTGAGCATTCCACAGAAATTTGAGCAACCGGTTTGTGTCAAAGGCACTGGCAAAAAAG TTATAAAGGAAAGGACGATCGCTGATATTCTCCAAGAGCAAACTCTACCATGCGTGGTTGAGTTTCAGAAAAAGAAAAGCATAACAGTTGGAAACCGGATAATAAATACAGACAACATTCCTGAAATTGACCTTACAGGCACATTTGATGAGATTTACCTACTTGGAAACAACATAG ATTCAGACACCCTAGAGACCGTGGTGATTCATGTGCCACTATATCTCACACAGCTTCGCCTTGCCGTTGTGACGGGACACAAGAATAAATCTGAAGACGAATGGCATGCCTTTCTCAAGGACCTTGACTATCATTGCGACTTTTTTTCCTATGATACATGTTACGGGAATCCAG AAATGGCACACTATAAAGAACAATTCTCAGCAAAGGATGGGGCTGTGTATTCTTACGTTGAACCATGTTCGTACATCAATTTCTGGTCACTTGTTCACAAACCGTACGCAAACGTAAATTCTGCAAAAAAAGAAGATGAAATTATTTGCGTGGGTGAATCATTTGATGGCATGGATGGTTATGAACCTATAGAGATTATTACAAAGCCAAACACAAGTAAGTTAAAGACACTAAGTTCACAGCAGATTAAGCAGCCAAAACCATTTATGCCGCTACCTGCCGAAGAGCccgatattgatatttatgagAACAGCGAGAATCTATTAGATCAagtcaaagaaaacaaacatggcgATGTAGAGCCGAACAGAGATGGCAGTTGCGACCTTGAGCAGAACATACTACTTGCAAAAGCACGACTGAAACCAGTGAAAGCGAAGCCAGAGAGCAACACCACAGCacaagaaaaatacaatatgtttacagGAGCTGAGCTTAAAAAGAAAACTCAAGCAGCTAGGCCGAAGAATCCACCAGCACCTGGAAGTAAACCAAAAATTTCCATCAAGCCTAAAGGGTGGCTGAAAAGTTCAGATCCTCCAGAAAACCTCGGAAAAACAAATTCTCCTAAGTCGGACTTGAAAAGTAGAAAATTGGCACAAAACGTTCAGCAACCGAAATTGTTCAGTCCAGATAACACGGCGGTTCCGAGTAATGAACGTCCTTCAGCAATGGTGGCTCCGATCACTGTTGACAAGAAAGCAAGCGAACACAAATTTCAGATACCGGAAGCTCAGTACATTGTAGCAAGAGTTCCCGAAAAGGATACCCAAATCGGCCTGCCGGTCGTTAAAATTCCAGAAGATGTATGTAATTTAACAGTGCCTGAAGTTACTGGCTACTTAAAAAGATTGAATCTAAGTAGTTATGCAGAACAATTCTTAGATAATGATGTAGATGGAGTTCTGCTTACAGGGTTGACAAAGAATGACCTGATGAGTGACTTTGGAATGAAGGGAGTTGAGGCACAGAAGATAATAAACTTTTGCAAAGAAGCTCACTTGCCCAAAAAATAA